The Chloroflexota bacterium genome includes a window with the following:
- a CDS encoding SRPBCC family protein → MITLTDSIEIEAAPEKVFEWLVQRFKDKEAYQAWHPDHVDVSWIKGGPLQEGSIMYAEEYLHGQLHKLKFVTTKIVPNKEVEYRFLFPWSIFAPGNTFLIEPKGERSCIFTATVSFRGGPLFKKLAKNRIEATKQHMKEEGENLKNILERKKDSSRSNSK, encoded by the coding sequence ATGATAACTCTAACAGATTCAATAGAAATAGAAGCAGCACCAGAAAAAGTATTTGAATGGCTCGTTCAGCGTTTTAAAGACAAGGAAGCCTATCAAGCTTGGCATCCTGACCATGTAGACGTTAGCTGGATTAAGGGCGGACCTCTCCAGGAAGGCTCAATCATGTATGCTGAGGAGTATCTTCATGGGCAACTGCATAAACTAAAATTTGTTACTACTAAAATAGTTCCTAACAAAGAGGTGGAATATAGGTTTTTATTCCCATGGTCAATTTTTGCTCCAGGGAACACATTTCTCATAGAGCCAAAGGGGGAAAGAAGTTGTATTTTCACCGCTACAGTTAGTTTCAGAGGCGGTCCGCTATTTAAGAAACTCGCCAAAAACAGGATTGAGGCTACGAAACAGCATATGAAAGAAGAGGGGGAAAACCTGAAAAATATACTAGAAAGGAAAAAAGATTCGTCCAGAAGCAATAGCAAATAG